From Agelaius phoeniceus isolate bAgePho1 chromosome 19, bAgePho1.hap1, whole genome shotgun sequence, a single genomic window includes:
- the H3-3B gene encoding histone H3.3 — translation MARTKQTARKSTGGKAPRKQLATKAARKSAPSTGGVKKPHRYRPGTVALREIRRYQKSTELLIRKLPFQRLVREIAQDFKTDLRFQSAAIGALQEASEAYLVGLFEDTNLCAIHAKRVTIMPKDIQLARRIRGERA, via the exons ATGGCCCGTACAAAGCAGACCGCCCGCAAGTCCACTGGGGGGAAGGCGCCGCGCAAGCAGCTGGCCACGAAGGCGGCCCGGAAAAGTGCCCCCTCTACCGGCGGCGTCAAGAAGCCTCACCGCTACAG GCCGGGAACCGTCGCGCTCCGTGAGATCCGTCGTTATCAGAAATCCACGGAGCTGCTGATCCGCAAGCTGCCCTTCCAGCGGCTGGTCAGGGAAATCGCCCAAGATTTCAAAACAGATTTGAGGTTCCAGAGTGCGGCCATCGGTGCTCTGCAG GAGGCCAGCGAGGCATATCTGGTGGGTCTGTTTGAAGACACAAACCTGTGTGCTATCCATGCCAAGAGAGTCACCATCATGCCCAAAGATATCCAGTTGGCTCGCAGGATACGGGGAGAGAGGGCTTAA